The DNA sequence GCAGCTCGCCCATGAGCACATCAACAACGTGGTGCTCCTCATTCGCCTCTTTCACGAGCTCCTTGCCCTCTTTGCCTGTTGCCCTGGCGACTGCGGGATAGAAGATCTCTTCTTCGATCTGGGAGTGGACCATGAGCTCCCTGAACGCCTTCTCTGCAATACTCGCCCTGGTCTTGTACGCTGCATCGCCCGAGTTGCGGAAGTCTTTGAAAAGCCCCTTAACGGCCTTATGATCGGCCTTATGCAGTTCCAGTGCGTTCATTGGCGCCTCCTCCTCCAGTGTTACTACAACCGCCGCTGAGTGAAACGCCGTCTAAGTCGAGAGTAACGGTGGCTGCGAGCTCACGGCAATAAGCCGTCCGGACATCAAGATCTGGTCTTAAATAACTATCAGCCTCGCCGCTAAACGCACCGCCGCTGCCGTTCGGAGGGCGATTGCCTTCGGGGAAGGCGGTGGTCATAAGCCGGATGGACTAGACGATGCCGTTTTCCAGCTACACATTCGACCGTTGACACCCGTTTGGGGCGCGGCTATCCTTCCGTTAAGATGCTAACGCCTGTGCGCCAACGGGCGCGGGAGGGATTTATGAAGCTGTACCCTGTAATTCTCGCCGGTGGCTCGGGCACACGCCTGTGGCCCCTCTCCCGAGACCATTACCCGAAGCAGTTCCTTTCCCTAATGGGGGAGCGCAGCATGCTGCAGGAGACCGTCTGCCGCTTGGACGGCATGGAAAACGTCGCTCCCCCGATCATCGTATGCAACGAGGTCCACCAGTTTCTCCTTGCGGGGCAGCTCCGGGAAATCGATCGCAAGGGGCTGGCGTCGATAATCGAACCCTCCGGGCGCAATACCGCGCCCGCGCTTACCCTGGCCGCCCTGAAGCTGGCCGAAATCGTCAAGGACAAGGAAGAGGACCCGATTATCCTCGTGATGTCCGCGGACCATGTGATTACGGACCAACGCGTTTTTCATAACGTTGTCCGCGAAGGCGCAGCACACGCCGCCGCCGGCCGCCTCGTGACGTTTGGCGTGGTCCCGGACGCTGCGGTCACAGGCTACGGGTACATCCAGAAAGGCGCCGCCGCCGGCGCCCCTGCGACGAAGGCTGCTACTGCCGCCGGCGCCTCGTCATTAACTGCGAGGGAGCTGGCCGCATTTGTCGAGAAGCCGAACCTGGCGACAGCCGAGAAGTACGTCGCCTCTGGAGACTACCTGTGGAACAGCGGCATCTTCATGATGCGCGCTTCAGTGTGGCTTGCAGAGCTCAAAAAATACCGGCCCGACATTTCTGACGCGTGCGTAGCCGCCTATTCAGCCGGCAAGACCGACGGCGATTTCTTCCGACCGGGCAGGGAGCAATTCACCGAATGCCCCAGCGACTCAATCGACTACGCCGTAATGGAGAAAGCCGCAGCCGCCATCTACAGTCGTAACGGCAACGGCGCCTCTGGGGAGTCTCACGGGGCAACCGGGTGCGTAGTGGTGCCGATGGACGCCGGGTGGTCAGACATCGGCGCGTGGTCTGCACTTTGGGAAGAGCGGGGGCACGACGAGAACGGCAACGTCGTCCAGGGCGACGTTTATGCCCATTCTACGAAGAACTCTCTCCTGCTCTCACAGCACCGGCTGCTGGCAACAGTGGGCCTGGAGGATGTGGTGATCGTGGAGACCGGGGACGCCGTGCTGGTAGCGAAGAAGGACCGGGCCCAGGAAGTCAAGGAAATTGTCCAGAGACTCAAGAAGGACAGGCGTCCGGAATACGTGGTACACCGAAAGGTCCACCGCCCATGGGGGACGTACGAGGTCCTGGACAAGGGACCCGGGTTCCAGGTCAAACGCCTTACGATCAACGTGGGGGCCGCCATTTCGCTCCAGATGCACTATCACAGGTCTGAGCACTGGATCGTTGTGACGGGCACCGCGAAGGTGACGCGCGGCGACGAGGTATTCCTGTTGACGGAGGACCAGTCCGCGTATGCTTCCAAGGGGATGAAACACCGGCTGGAGAACCCCGGCAAGGTGCCCCTGGAGCTGATCGAGGTGGGCTCGGGTGCGTACCTTGGCGAGGACGACATCGTAAGGTTTGAGGACAACTACAACAGGAAGTGAGCAGTGAGCCCCGATGCAATCGGGGTTCAGAGCCACAGTGAGCAGTGAGCAAAGGATACAGTGGGGCGCACTCGGTGCGCCACTACGGCGGGACCGGCTAACTGCTCACTGCCGACTGCCGTCAGTGCTCCTTGTCCTTGCGGAAACCGGAGGCGCGGGCCTCGGCCTCCGTACAGAACCACGCGTCGCCGTCGGCAGCGGAGACAATTATCGTCTCGTAGAAGAACCCGCCGGGTACGTGAAAGATGCGCTGGCCCGTCCTGCCGTCCACGTTGCCTTTGATGACCGCGTCGGTTGTGCCTGAGTAGTCGCAGATGCCGCCGATTCCATCCATGCCCCCGAAGTTCGGCAGCGTGCCGCCTTCGAAAGGCTGGCCGGATACGGGCGTGGGCGTGTAGGGGATTGAGACAAAGTCGTGCGAGGCCTGCTGCCATAGGCCGCGCAACTGGTTACGGGCTTCCTCTTCAGCGGCCAGGAACTGCTGGAGATATTTGAAGCTCCCTTCATCAGATGTAACCCGGGCGTAGCCGCTGACGAGCATCTCCCGATTAACCATGTCCCCGTTTGCGTAAACGAAGCACAGCAGGTTACCTTCCTCGTCGAAGAGGTCAGGCGCCTCTTCCATCTCTACCCGCTGCCCCGCCACCGTGAACCGGTTGAAACTGAACGCCGCGTTATCGCCGGATTCCGACGCGATGCTGGGCGCTTCGATGCCATAATAGCGCACCCTTACAACTTTTCTGTCGTCGGTCTCAACGTCGATCACAGTGGAGTCCACAATATTCACGGCCGTGCCCGGTGCGCACCGGGCATCTCCGTTGGATACGCCCTGCTGAACAGGCGTTGGGGTAGGATTTGTGGGCGTCTTCTTCTTGCATCCAAGGGCGAACAGGAGAGAGAGGGTAAGGACGGCGGCTGCAACAGCCACGATGTATCGACGCGAGGGCATGGGGGCTATCACCTGGCAGGCTGGATCTGGACGATCTCGGCGATTATGGCGTTCTCATACTTGCCGGTCGATGCGGACGCCTTGAAGTTCCCGAGGCCGTTGATCGTGCCGATAGAGTTGTCTGCCAGACTCCAGCGGACTATCACGCTACTGACCTCGACGGAGTTCTCGTCCCATCCCTTCACGCTGAAGCGGACGGTCTTTCCGGCGGAGACGACCGCATTTAGCGGCTGGATGTCGACCGTGGTCAGCTTACCAGGGATCGTGATCGTCCCTGTCTTAGTCATCGTTATCGTCTCACCGCCCGCTAGCTTCTGTGTGACGCTTACCCGGACGGCATCCGTGTAAATCCCGGCCATCGATCCGGCCTTGAAGGCGCCGTTGGAGCTGATTTCTCCGGCGCTGCCGTCGACCATTTCCCAGGCAATCACCAGGTTCGTTGCCGCCTTGCCGTTCGTTGCCGCGGCCTTCACACTAAACGTCGTCAGAGTCCCCGGCTGGAGCACTACGCCGGTCGGGCGGACTTCGACAGACTTCAGGCGGGAAATAGCCTTTGACTGCTGGACAACGACGGTCGCGTAGTCTCTGCAATGCACAAAGCCGAACTCGCCCGGGATGAATGCTTCGACGAGCACCGCGTCCGCATATACGCCGGGATCTTCGCCGCTGATGAAGGACCCCTTTTCATCTATGGTCCCCGCCTTCGGGTCCGCCATGCTCCAGCGGAGGGTTGTGCCCACAGCGACCTGGCCAAGGCCGTTCAACGCGTGCGCGGTGAAGTGGGAGCGCTCGTTCGGTGCGGTGAAATACCTTTGTGGCAGGGCATGCACTGTCAGAGTGTTCACAAATTGCGATGAATCGTTGACGGTAACGGATGTCACGGCCGTGATCTCGACACCGTTTCACACGGCGGACACCTCGACAGCGTTCTCGTAAAAGCCTGCCTCACCCTGGACTGTGAGGACGCCCAACTCGTCAATGCGGCCCAGCTTCTCGTCAAGGAGGCGCCAAGCGAATGGAACGTCCGGTATCAGGGAGTCGTCGACGTCGAATGCCACGGCGTGGAACCGGAATATCTGCTGGCGGAGCACGGTTGCCCCGTTCTGAACGAACTCGATGTGGGCCATCTCCAGCGGGCGGTCGTCGCCGACAACCACGACGTCTGCCGTTACCGATTTGGTGACAACACCATCCGGCGTGTTCTGCACCGCCGTTACAAGGACGCTACCCTGGTAGCTGCCCGGGCGGGACCGAGCGACAAAGGTGCCGTCCTCCGCGAATGAGCCCGCGCGGGCATCCACCGCCGACCAGCTTAGCTGCACGTCCGGGAGCACCTGCCCGTTCCTGTCGTACGCCGTCGCCTTCAAGGTGGCGGAGTCTCCGGCATCGATAACGA is a window from the SAR202 cluster bacterium genome containing:
- a CDS encoding hemerythrin domain-containing protein; translated protein: MNALELHKADHKAVKGLFKDFRNSGDAAYKTRASIAEKAFRELMVHSQIEEEIFYPAVARATGKEGKELVKEANEEHHVVDVLMGELQNMKSDDENYVAKFTVLMENVEHHIEEEEGEMFPEFEESISEEELGAIGEKLLKRKEALAKAVV
- a CDS encoding cupin domain-containing protein, whose product is MKLYPVILAGGSGTRLWPLSRDHYPKQFLSLMGERSMLQETVCRLDGMENVAPPIIVCNEVHQFLLAGQLREIDRKGLASIIEPSGRNTAPALTLAALKLAEIVKDKEEDPIILVMSADHVITDQRVFHNVVREGAAHAAAGRLVTFGVVPDAAVTGYGYIQKGAAAGAPATKAATAAGASSLTARELAAFVEKPNLATAEKYVASGDYLWNSGIFMMRASVWLAELKKYRPDISDACVAAYSAGKTDGDFFRPGREQFTECPSDSIDYAVMEKAAAAIYSRNGNGASGESHGATGCVVVPMDAGWSDIGAWSALWEERGHDENGNVVQGDVYAHSTKNSLLLSQHRLLATVGLEDVVIVETGDAVLVAKKDRAQEVKEIVQRLKKDRRPEYVVHRKVHRPWGTYEVLDKGPGFQVKRLTINVGAAISLQMHYHRSEHWIVVTGTAKVTRGDEVFLLTEDQSAYASKGMKHRLENPGKVPLELIEVGSGAYLGEDDIVRFEDNYNRK